A single region of the Candidatus Sungiibacteriota bacterium genome encodes:
- a CDS encoding UDP-glucose/GDP-mannose dehydrogenase family protein — translation MAQERLKIGIIGVGMVGTPLKRYFEERQGYQRGETIFLYDIDPKKGYFDDINRADVIFISVPTPRSPDGSANVSAVASALEMIQGNKIAVIKSTVPPGTTEFFQKKYPQHKVLFNPEFLTEKHAWEDFIKPDRQIVGFTDQSLDAAHFVLSLLPKAPFMSPWGLNTYRPIKITATEAEIIKYGGNIHFARKVNLANVLALFTEKLGANYENVRVGLAADFRIGDSHLDVIHGGYKGFGGFCFPKDLDAFVAHLGSHGLKEAAELLRSDRAFNEKLLAGQGLTLEDVSVHDHEWIHNKLKTKSEKGKTE, via the coding sequence ATGGCACAGGAAAGACTTAAAATTGGGATTATAGGGGTGGGAATGGTGGGGACACCGCTTAAACGCTATTTTGAAGAACGACAGGGTTACCAGAGGGGCGAGACCATTTTTCTTTACGACATAGACCCCAAGAAGGGCTATTTTGATGACATCAACAGGGCTGATGTTATTTTTATTTCTGTTCCTACACCCCGTTCCCCGGATGGATCGGCCAATGTTTCGGCCGTTGCCTCTGCCTTGGAGATGATTCAGGGAAATAAAATCGCAGTGATTAAATCAACGGTGCCTCCCGGCACCACCGAGTTTTTTCAAAAAAAATATCCACAGCACAAAGTTTTATTTAACCCGGAATTTCTTACCGAGAAGCACGCTTGGGAAGATTTTATAAAACCGGATCGCCAGATTGTGGGTTTTACGGATCAGAGTCTTGATGCCGCGCATTTTGTGCTTTCGCTTCTCCCCAAGGCCCCTTTTATGTCGCCGTGGGGCCTTAATACTTACCGCCCCATCAAGATTACCGCCACCGAAGCGGAGATTATTAAATACGGCGGCAACATTCATTTTGCCCGCAAGGTCAATTTGGCTAACGTCCTGGCTTTGTTTACCGAAAAACTCGGAGCAAATTATGAAAATGTGCGGGTGGGGTTGGCTGCAGATTTTAGAATAGGGGATTCGCATCTTGACGTGATCCATGGCGGCTATAAGGGGTTCGGGGGTTTTTGTTTCCCAAAGGATCTAGATGCTTTTGTGGCGCATTTGGGATCTCATGGTCTTAAGGAAGCGGCGGAACTTTTGCGTAGTGATCGCGCCTTTAACGAAAAACTTTTGGCGGGGCAGGGGCTGACACTGGAAGATGTATCAGTGCACGACCATGAATGGATACATAACAAATTAAAAACGAAAAGTGAAAAAGGCAAAACGGAGTAG
- a CDS encoding glycosyltransferase family 4 protein yields the protein MAYHQKVLYVITKSVWGGAQRYIFDLATNLPGGQFEVVVATGGSGPLFDKLQKAGVRTITIPGLQRDINLWKELVSLWYLFKIFVREKPDIIHLNSSKVGGLGAIAAFAAKLTTYNLQLTTIFTVHGWPFNEKRPWWQKKFIRFLSWLGALFQDKIILINTADLNAAKQFIPSRKLALIYNGIGPVNFMERAAARNFFAEKLSKKLETDTIIIGTIAEFTPNKGLTGLLQALHNPNYAMSNIRCLTLLIGWGEERSKLQNLIQEFGLHGSVFLVDFLPEAAHYLKGFDIFILPSLKEGLPYTIMEAMQAGLPIVATSVGGIPDMITHQHDGLLIPPQDPLRLTQTLDLLLRDVRLRKTLGENARKKSETRFRLRDMIENMIKIYA from the coding sequence ATGGCCTACCACCAAAAAGTATTATATGTAATCACCAAATCCGTTTGGGGAGGAGCCCAGCGGTACATTTTTGACTTGGCGACAAATCTCCCCGGGGGTCAATTCGAGGTGGTGGTAGCAACCGGTGGTTCCGGTCCGCTTTTTGATAAATTACAAAAAGCGGGAGTCCGCACCATTACTATTCCCGGACTCCAGCGCGACATAAATTTATGGAAAGAGTTGGTGTCTCTTTGGTACCTCTTTAAAATTTTTGTGCGCGAGAAACCGGATATTATACATTTAAACAGCAGCAAAGTCGGCGGCCTCGGCGCTATTGCGGCTTTCGCCGCCAAACTTACAACTTACAACTTACAACTTACAACTATTTTCACCGTCCACGGCTGGCCCTTTAACGAGAAACGCCCGTGGTGGCAGAAAAAATTTATCAGATTTTTAAGTTGGTTGGGGGCGCTATTTCAGGACAAAATAATTCTAATAAATACCGCCGACCTTAACGCGGCAAAACAATTTATACCCAGCAGAAAACTCGCCTTAATCTATAACGGAATCGGGCCGGTTAATTTTATGGAACGCGCCGCTGCCCGTAATTTTTTTGCGGAAAAATTATCCAAAAAACTTGAAACTGACACTATTATCATAGGAACTATAGCCGAGTTTACTCCTAATAAAGGACTAACCGGTCTCCTACAGGCCCTGCACAACCCCAACTACGCAATGTCAAACATTCGATGTTTGACATTGCTCATTGGCTGGGGGGAAGAACGTTCCAAACTTCAAAACCTTATTCAGGAATTTGGACTGCATGGTTCAGTATTTCTTGTTGATTTTCTTCCTGAAGCGGCGCACTATCTTAAGGGCTTTGATATTTTTATTTTGCCTTCGCTCAAAGAGGGACTACCCTACACCATAATGGAAGCTATGCAAGCGGGTCTGCCGATTGTCGCAACTTCCGTAGGCGGCATACCGGATATGATTACGCACCAGCACGACGGTCTCCTGATACCGCCCCAAGACCCCCTAAGGCTTACCCAGACCCTAGACCTTCTCTTGAGAGATGTCCGACTACGCAAAACCCTTGGCGAAAATGCCAGAAAAAAATCCGAGACAAGGTTTCGGCTCCGTGATATGATTGAGAACATGATTAAAATTTATGCTTAA
- a CDS encoding GDP-mannose 4,6-dehydratase, whose amino-acid sequence MKKAKRSSKPRILLTGGSGYIGSEIRKRLGERFHFINMDIKSGRRDDVRNFKRLRRAVRSVDGVLHLAAVSRPKWGYQDPYHCLITNVVGTINVLEAVRLINPRAWIILASSREVFGNLAKFPATEKSPRNPLNAYAVSKVCGEDLQRQYAKNYGLRCLTLRFCGVYTGRRDILDRVIPHFILQALKSRPLIIEGSGRQKGDYVYIDDAVEGVRRAIHHVSSKRTGFYDHITLAAQNPITLTDLARMIIKLAGSKSSVIHAPPRSYDQQGFWGTFKKAYRLLGWRPRVSLPAGLRRSIKELRKL is encoded by the coding sequence GTGAAAAAGGCAAAACGGAGTAGTAAGCCTAGAATACTTCTGACCGGGGGTTCGGGCTACATTGGATCAGAAATTAGAAAGCGCTTGGGTGAGCGTTTTCATTTTATCAATATGGATATTAAGTCAGGCCGCCGGGATGACGTACGAAATTTTAAACGTCTTCGGCGTGCCGTACGCAGTGTAGACGGTGTTTTGCACTTGGCGGCCGTTTCCCGCCCCAAATGGGGGTACCAGGATCCCTACCATTGTCTTATCACCAACGTGGTGGGCACCATTAATGTTTTGGAAGCAGTACGGTTGATAAACCCCCGTGCTTGGATCATTTTAGCTTCCAGTCGGGAGGTTTTTGGAAATTTGGCCAAATTTCCCGCAACCGAAAAAAGCCCGCGCAACCCTCTTAATGCTTATGCTGTCTCTAAAGTTTGCGGTGAAGACCTGCAGCGGCAATACGCAAAAAATTATGGACTGCGGTGCCTTACGCTGCGTTTTTGCGGAGTATATACCGGACGCAGAGATATTCTGGACCGCGTTATCCCGCACTTTATTTTGCAGGCGTTAAAGAGTCGTCCCCTTATTATTGAAGGCAGCGGCAGACAAAAGGGTGACTATGTTTATATAGATGATGCCGTAGAAGGAGTGAGACGCGCGATTCACCACGTTTCTTCCAAGCGGACCGGATTTTATGATCATATTACTCTAGCCGCCCAAAACCCGATTACTCTCACCGATCTTGCCCGGATGATCATAAAGCTCGCGGGCAGCAAAAGTTCTGTTATCCATGCTCCACCCAGAAGTTATGATCAGCAGGGATTTTGGGGCACGTTCAAAAAAGCATATCGTCTTCTGGGCTGGAGGCCGCGGGTTTCTCTCCCTGCGGGATTGCGCCGCTCTATTAAGGAACTACGAAAATTATGA
- a CDS encoding flippase-like domain-containing protein — protein MRNNYIRFFISAAVAAGVFYFLWKVVLREDLSLLSFNFAVRWGMAALVLNFVPLLVKSIRFHYFLRGQVPKGTILGTAAIHSFWNYLLPFRVGELSYVYLIKKTGRVSTAETITSLVAGRIFDVFVVMLLLSIASFLLFTPNVVGSLAIQFLWGGVLVGLVGALILGKQADKLTAFLGRRSLRFQEKGLKVFAKIFTNFRGIVTALGRLNTTSSLAVFFILSIFVWVSDFIFVWTALRAAGLVLSPASAIFIAAFPVIAGLLPLQTPVGIGTFEGTMLAGFALLGITGPQAVSASIILHAELVFFSFIYALLGYWFYVRPILAKKISDSPESHTEFYQALQSPAGDFRNRNLAELLVSYAKGSSLLDVGCGYGLLLLLAKQRGYQAVGIEPDPKIRLVGEEAFGRLEIYPSAIRDFNPPKLFDTVTMIDVLECLEQDKEALARVVSWVSPGGRLVLAVPAHPLLFGTRDKMLKYFRRYSKKDLVPVLQNLGFNKIYTRHWNVLGVLPYAVLYKLLSFRSHFEGWRGGGANGVVRTRLSSLLNFWFRHVENRLNAGLGLTLIVVAEKE, from the coding sequence TTGCGTAACAACTATATCCGATTTTTTATTTCCGCCGCTGTTGCAGCGGGCGTCTTTTATTTTTTATGGAAAGTGGTTTTACGTGAAGATTTATCGCTCCTTTCTTTTAATTTTGCTGTACGTTGGGGAATGGCGGCGCTGGTTCTAAACTTTGTACCGCTTCTGGTAAAAAGTATACGATTTCATTATTTTTTACGCGGTCAAGTTCCCAAGGGGACAATTTTAGGCACGGCCGCGATCCATAGTTTTTGGAACTATCTGCTTCCCTTCCGGGTAGGTGAACTTTCCTACGTTTATCTCATAAAAAAAACCGGTAGAGTCAGTACCGCAGAAACCATAACTTCTCTGGTGGCCGGACGCATTTTTGATGTTTTTGTGGTCATGCTTTTATTAAGTATCGCATCTTTTTTACTGTTCACGCCGAACGTAGTAGGATCTTTAGCTATCCAGTTTTTGTGGGGAGGAGTTTTGGTTGGTCTGGTGGGAGCCCTGATTTTGGGTAAACAGGCGGATAAGCTGACGGCTTTTTTGGGGCGTAGATCCTTAAGGTTTCAGGAGAAAGGATTAAAAGTTTTTGCTAAAATTTTTACCAACTTCCGGGGGATAGTTACGGCCTTGGGAAGGCTCAATACTACCTCAAGCCTTGCCGTCTTTTTTATCCTTTCTATTTTTGTTTGGGTTAGCGACTTTATTTTTGTTTGGACGGCTTTGCGCGCTGCCGGGCTTGTACTGTCTCCCGCGTCAGCGATTTTTATTGCGGCTTTTCCGGTGATTGCCGGTCTTCTGCCCCTGCAAACACCCGTGGGAATTGGTACTTTTGAAGGAACAATGCTCGCGGGGTTTGCGCTACTGGGCATTACCGGCCCCCAAGCAGTTTCCGCCAGCATTATTCTGCACGCCGAGTTGGTTTTTTTCTCTTTTATTTATGCATTGCTGGGTTACTGGTTTTATGTGCGTCCGATACTGGCAAAAAAAATAAGCGATTCTCCTGAAAGCCACACCGAGTTTTATCAGGCCCTCCAGAGTCCGGCTGGTGATTTTAGAAACCGCAATTTAGCAGAGCTTCTTGTTTCTTATGCCAAAGGAAGTTCTTTGCTTGACGTCGGGTGCGGCTATGGACTTTTGTTGTTGTTGGCCAAGCAGCGTGGTTATCAGGCCGTAGGAATTGAGCCTGATCCGAAAATACGGTTAGTAGGGGAAGAGGCGTTTGGTCGGTTAGAAATTTACCCGTCTGCTATTCGTGATTTTAATCCGCCCAAACTTTTTGATACGGTAACAATGATTGACGTTTTGGAGTGTTTGGAGCAGGACAAAGAAGCGCTGGCGCGCGTTGTTTCCTGGGTGAGTCCGGGGGGGCGTCTTGTCCTAGCCGTACCCGCGCACCCCTTGCTTTTCGGGACACGGGATAAGATGTTGAAATATTTCAGACGTTATAGCAAAAAAGACCTCGTGCCAGTTTTGCAAAACCTCGGTTTTAATAAAATTTATACACGCCACTGGAACGTACTGGGAGTGTTACCCTACGCCGTTCTTTATAAATTGTTATCTTTTCGCTCGCACTTTGAAGGTTGGCGCGGAGGCGGCGCCAACGGCGTAGTCAGGACTCGGCTCTCGTCACTTCTGAACTTCTGGTTCAGACACGTAGAAAATCGTCTTAATGCGGGATTGGGCCTGACGCTGATTGTGGTGGCAGAGAAGGAATAG
- a CDS encoding NAD-dependent epimerase/dehydratase family protein produces the protein MSTIKVIVTGGAGFIGSHLVDALIEKGYEVYALDTFLAGKREHLNPAAILHEADIRDFDNLVKIFQGARYVFHTAALPRVQPSIQDPRTTHDINVNGTLNVLVAARDAGIKRVIYSASSSAYGNQEKLPLREDMGACPLSPYGMQKYIGELYCRLFSEIYALETVALRYFNVYGPRASTQGAYALVIGRFLEQRKQGESLTIVPDGMQSRDFTHVRDVVRANILAAESPKVGRGETINIGGGKDRTVLEIADLIGGPRVFIEPRLEPKHTLADITKARELLGWSPEVNFEDGIQELKNLYGIR, from the coding sequence ATGAGTACAATAAAAGTAATAGTAACCGGAGGGGCGGGCTTTATTGGTTCGCATCTGGTTGATGCTCTGATTGAGAAAGGATATGAAGTTTATGCTCTGGACACGTTTCTAGCGGGGAAACGTGAACACTTAAATCCGGCTGCGATATTGCACGAGGCCGATATTCGTGATTTTGATAATTTGGTAAAAATTTTTCAGGGCGCGCGCTATGTTTTTCATACTGCAGCTCTGCCTCGGGTACAGCCTTCAATTCAGGATCCGCGCACCACCCATGATATAAATGTAAACGGGACCTTAAATGTTTTGGTGGCAGCGCGGGATGCGGGGATAAAGAGGGTGATTTATTCTGCTTCTTCTTCCGCCTACGGCAATCAGGAAAAACTTCCGCTGCGGGAAGACATGGGGGCCTGTCCCTTAAGTCCTTACGGAATGCAAAAATATATAGGGGAGCTTTATTGTAGGCTTTTTTCGGAAATCTATGCTTTGGAGACTGTGGCTCTTCGTTATTTTAATGTTTATGGTCCTCGTGCTTCCACCCAAGGGGCTTATGCCTTAGTGATTGGAAGATTTTTGGAGCAAAGAAAACAGGGAGAGTCCCTGACTATAGTTCCAGATGGCATGCAGTCGCGAGATTTTACACATGTACGGGATGTGGTGCGTGCGAATATCTTGGCTGCCGAATCCCCAAAGGTCGGCAGGGGCGAAACCATTAACATTGGGGGAGGAAAAGATCGAACAGTACTTGAGATCGCAGACCTCATAGGGGGTCCGAGAGTTTTTATTGAGCCCCGGCTTGAGCCCAAACACACGTTAGCAGATATTACTAAAGCCCGGGAACTTCTGGGTTGGAGTCCGGAGGTAAACTTTGAAGATGGAATTCAGGAGCTGAAGAATTTATACGGCATTAGATAA
- a CDS encoding O-antigen ligase family protein, translated as MQRNTLERTVVWVVKIGLWLLPFLPLYISSTMLFPFITGKNFAFRILVEVLFAFWVGLMVAWPKYRPRLTPLLKASTIFILIVFLADLFSPSPYRAFFSNYERMEGFMMVFHLWLYFLMLSNVFRTKKDWLVFWHSTLAASIVVGFVALMQKLGYRVSIQGGYRVDSTIGNPAYLAAYLSLNVWIIFMMLRRFWSRWWLRIVYTAALLFELIIIYFTATRGAAVAFALITPLMALAVVIFWPRLFPNRISWRPLAVAAVLVFFAIPVIFWQLRNTHLIRSNQILNRFGSISLQDTTTQARFSIWKMSLRGVLERPLFGWGQENYYLVFQKYFDPKLYSSEPWFDRSHNVVLDWLVHTGVFGFVAFFSMLGAAFWGVGRAIRRGRIDAGEGIFLGAALGSYFIQNLFVFDNLNTYLLLFAFFAYTNSLYEGEPEGRPSSIPNPNYGLAMGGAALLLVLLLFYPLHFKPIRQAQALISALRLSYSNGNAVQIRTAFEQALSYQSFGTTEVREQLGTFARGVPNIQRFTEDEQRGFVNFAVEELKKEILKPSRDAKHMIFIASILNQAARLNPAYVDEAVTIMREAIRLAPAKQIFYFELAQAYILRKEYDQAIEVLRQAVQLEPNYGKATGNLFVVGALAGRADIMNEAFGKINLKTAGEETLNTVGKIYRNSGAYEQARKVYEQLVEISPEKASYHATLAALLGELGEYELAKKEIGQTVALDPAAGEEARVFLEMLKQKMR; from the coding sequence ATGCAGCGAAACACTCTTGAGCGTACCGTAGTTTGGGTAGTCAAAATCGGGCTTTGGTTATTGCCGTTTTTGCCTCTTTATATTTCTTCAACCATGCTCTTCCCGTTTATTACCGGGAAGAATTTTGCTTTCAGGATTTTGGTTGAGGTCCTTTTTGCTTTTTGGGTTGGGCTGATGGTTGCCTGGCCTAAGTATCGTCCTCGGCTCACCCCGCTTTTAAAAGCGTCCACCATTTTTATTCTGATTGTTTTTTTAGCCGATCTTTTCAGCCCCAGCCCCTACCGAGCTTTCTTTTCTAACTACGAAAGGATGGAAGGGTTTATGATGGTTTTTCATCTCTGGCTTTATTTCCTGATGCTCTCCAACGTCTTTCGGACAAAGAAGGATTGGTTAGTTTTTTGGCACTCAACACTGGCCGCAAGCATTGTAGTCGGTTTTGTCGCGCTTATGCAAAAACTGGGATATCGCGTCTCTATCCAAGGGGGTTATCGCGTGGATTCCACCATTGGTAACCCGGCCTATCTTGCGGCGTATCTCTCCTTGAATGTCTGGATTATTTTTATGATGCTCCGGAGATTTTGGAGCAGGTGGTGGCTTCGTATTGTCTACACCGCGGCTTTGCTTTTTGAACTCATCATAATTTATTTCACCGCCACTCGCGGGGCGGCCGTTGCTTTTGCGCTAATAACGCCGTTGATGGCGCTGGCGGTAGTTATTTTCTGGCCGCGGCTTTTTCCTAATCGTATTTCTTGGCGTCCCTTGGCCGTTGCTGCTGTCCTGGTTTTCTTTGCTATTCCCGTTATATTCTGGCAGCTGCGTAACACCCACCTTATCCGTTCCAACCAAATTCTTAACCGCTTTGGTTCGATTTCCCTGCAGGATACAACTACGCAGGCCCGTTTTTCTATCTGGAAGATGTCACTTAGAGGAGTATTAGAGAGGCCGCTTTTTGGTTGGGGACAGGAAAATTATTATCTTGTGTTTCAGAAATATTTTGATCCCAAGCTTTATTCCAGCGAGCCCTGGTTTGATCGTTCGCACAATGTGGTGCTGGATTGGCTAGTACATACAGGCGTCTTTGGTTTTGTTGCATTTTTTTCAATGCTGGGCGCGGCTTTCTGGGGTGTGGGGAGAGCTATACGAAGAGGCAGGATTGATGCCGGAGAAGGGATATTTTTGGGGGCTGCCTTGGGGAGTTACTTTATCCAAAACCTATTTGTTTTTGACAACCTAAATACCTATCTTCTTCTTTTCGCATTTTTTGCCTACACCAACTCTTTATATGAAGGTGAGCCAGAAGGGCGCCCCTCTTCTATACCCAACCCAAATTATGGACTGGCTATGGGCGGGGCGGCTTTGCTGCTGGTGTTACTGCTTTTTTACCCGCTTCACTTCAAGCCCATTCGTCAGGCGCAGGCCCTCATTAGTGCCTTGAGGCTAAGTTACAGTAACGGCAATGCCGTTCAAATCAGGACCGCTTTTGAACAGGCGCTTTCCTATCAATCTTTTGGCACCACCGAGGTCAGGGAGCAGTTGGGAACTTTTGCGCGCGGAGTCCCCAATATCCAGCGTTTTACCGAGGATGAACAAAGAGGGTTTGTTAATTTTGCCGTGGAGGAACTTAAAAAAGAAATTTTAAAACCCAGCCGCGATGCTAAACACATGATTTTTATCGCCTCTATACTAAATCAGGCGGCCCGCCTTAACCCCGCTTACGTTGATGAGGCAGTAACGATTATGCGGGAGGCCATCCGTCTTGCGCCCGCCAAACAAATTTTTTACTTTGAACTGGCCCAAGCGTATATTCTGCGCAAGGAATATGATCAAGCAATTGAAGTATTGCGTCAGGCCGTTCAGCTGGAACCCAATTACGGGAAAGCAACCGGTAATCTCTTTGTTGTTGGTGCTCTGGCCGGACGTGCAGATATAATGAATGAGGCCTTCGGCAAGATTAATTTAAAAACTGCAGGAGAAGAAACGCTTAATACGGTTGGAAAAATTTATCGGAATTCCGGGGCGTATGAGCAGGCGAGGAAAGTTTATGAGCAGTTGGTAGAAATATCACCCGAAAAAGCTTCGTATCACGCAACACTGGCAGCTCTTTTGGGGGAGTTGGGAGAATATGAGTTGGCGAAAAAAGAAATTGGGCAGACCGTAGCGCTTGATCCCGCCGCCGGGGAAGAGGCCCGGGTGTTTCTCGAAATGTTGAAACAAAAAATGAGATAA
- a CDS encoding sugar transferase, whose protein sequence is MLKRGHSLKVSLLILGDLILFYAALFGALFLRQYYELDTLLVKRHLLPFSIIFLLWLVIFGAFGFYDLRFMKNSKVFLYRLLRVMATNAVVTILVLYLIPIFEIEPRRNLFLITGIATIYIFLWRYLFNLIIIRTHAPRVIFFGVNREMVELADFLLKNPQLGQRPVAFVSNGESRNDPDILPLPHYQFNQNLDHILRDTGADTIVITSDLKGNKTLVRLLFQVIPLGISVAEFPQYHEMLTGKIPLSLIGEVWFLENLIGIRKKFYEFFKRIGDVALATLLGIPTLLLLPFIALAIKLDSEGPTFYRQKRVGRHGKDFWLIKYRSMVKDAENLSGQKEAGRDPRHTRTGRFLRKSYLDELPQIINILKGEMSFVGPRPERPHYVAELKQKIPFYEMRLLIPPGLTGWAQVNMENDASVEDAPEKMQYDLYYTKNRSALLDFLIIIKTLFALLHRTGR, encoded by the coding sequence ATGCTTAAACGGGGACACTCTTTAAAAGTCTCCTTACTCATCTTGGGCGACCTGATCCTTTTTTATGCCGCGCTGTTCGGCGCTCTTTTTTTACGGCAATATTATGAACTTGATACCCTATTGGTTAAGCGACATCTCCTTCCCTTCTCTATAATTTTTCTCCTCTGGCTCGTAATATTCGGGGCATTCGGATTCTATGACCTGCGCTTTATGAAAAATAGTAAGGTCTTTTTGTACCGGCTGCTGCGCGTCATGGCCACCAACGCCGTAGTCACGATTCTAGTGCTTTATCTTATCCCCATATTTGAAATAGAACCGCGGCGTAATCTCTTTCTTATCACGGGAATTGCCACCATCTATATTTTCCTTTGGCGCTATCTTTTTAATCTCATCATCATCCGTACCCATGCTCCGCGCGTTATTTTTTTTGGAGTAAACCGGGAAATGGTGGAACTGGCGGACTTCCTTCTTAAAAACCCTCAATTGGGACAGCGGCCAGTGGCTTTTGTCTCTAACGGTGAGTCCCGAAACGATCCAGATATCCTTCCCCTTCCCCACTATCAATTTAATCAAAATCTGGATCATATTCTGCGTGATACCGGCGCTGATACCATTGTCATAACCAGCGATCTTAAAGGAAATAAAACCTTGGTTAGACTTCTCTTTCAGGTAATACCGCTGGGGATATCGGTGGCTGAATTTCCCCAGTATCATGAAATGCTTACCGGGAAAATTCCTCTTTCCTTAATCGGAGAGGTTTGGTTTTTGGAAAACCTTATCGGCATCCGAAAAAAGTTTTACGAATTTTTCAAAAGAATCGGGGACGTGGCGCTGGCCACTCTGCTCGGCATTCCGACTCTACTCCTCTTACCATTTATTGCCCTGGCCATAAAGCTTGATTCGGAGGGACCGACTTTTTACCGTCAAAAGAGGGTGGGACGGCACGGAAAAGACTTCTGGCTGATAAAATACCGCTCTATGGTAAAAGACGCGGAAAACCTTAGCGGTCAAAAAGAGGCCGGTCGTGACCCGCGCCACACCCGTACCGGCAGGTTTCTTAGAAAAAGTTATCTGGATGAACTTCCCCAAATTATAAATATCCTAAAGGGTGAGATGTCCTTTGTGGGGCCGCGGCCGGAACGCCCCCATTACGTTGCCGAGCTTAAACAAAAAATCCCATTCTACGAGATGAGACTTCTGATCCCACCGGGGCTTACCGGCTGGGCGCAGGTTAATATGGAGAATGACGCTTCGGTGGAAGATGCGCCGGAAAAGATGCAGTATGACCTTTATTATACTAAAAATCGATCGGCTCTGCTTGATTTTCTTATAATTATAAAAACTCTATTTGCCCTTCTGCATCGGACGGGAAGATAA